A single Fusarium oxysporum Fo47 chromosome IV, complete sequence DNA region contains:
- a CDS encoding mediator complex subunit MED7, with translation MAEQQQEGHSLSSMFPNPPPFWQDFTTDKISRIQELRNSYIAEHGGDPLTVRVPDVPGDLVNLQPPAEPADGRWRVFGDQYMLDDKLPTLEDQGITNLPSSSQSESKDAKRFDRAFELKRLAKSLLLNFLELSGTLSHNPSHAEAKVQDLRTLFINFHHILNEYRPHQARESVIALMQEHLDRTRAETMAIRIQVDKARRVLDGLGSLSVPDVPKALGQNTEEEDLEALAKQREADVWAATDALFT, from the exons ATGGCCGAACAACAGCAAGAGGGCCATTCGCTCTCATCCATGTTCCCTAATCCGCCTCCCTTTTGGCAAGACTTTACGACAGATAAGATTTCTCGGATTCAAGAACTAAGGAATTCATACATCGCGGAGCATGGTGGCGATCCTTTGACAGTCCGCGTGCCTGATGTTCCCGGAGATCTCGTCAATCTGCAACCTCCGGCCGAGCCAGCTGATGGACGCTGGCGTGTATTTGGCGATCAGTACATG CTGGACGACAAGCTTCCAACTCTCGAAGACCAGGGGATTACCAAtcttccttcatcatcacagtCCGAGTCCAAGGATGCTAAGCGCTTTGATCGCGCCTTTGAGCTCAAACGGCTAGCTAAATCGCTTCTATTGAACTTTCTCGAGCTCTCTGGAACATTATCGCATAACCCATCGCATGCCGAAGCAAAAGTGCAAGACTTGCGCAcactcttcatcaactttCATCACATCCTCAACGAGTACCGGCCACATCAAGCACGCGAATCAGTCATTGCGCTCATGCAAGAGCACCTAGACCGCACGCGGGCTGAGACCATGGCCATACGGATACAGGTGGACAAGGCACGCCGCGTACTCGATGGCTTGGGCAGCCTAAGCGTACCCGATGTGCCCAAGGCTTTAGGACAGAAcaccgaggaggaagattTGGAGGCGTTGGCGAAACAAAGAGAAGCAGACGTGTGGGCGGCCACAGATGCCTTATTTACTTAA
- a CDS encoding F-box domain-containing protein codes for MKPVATSPEQLTSQVHRLSFASPRLENAGCLAPGEDVNRSYPAMFVTTDARSAASPIAPSVPQEVACLTFAAGDVFPGSSLRTSAVGCTRLQSALLLSPSLEDLPNEVLFHIMGFLDVNDLLSTSRTSHLLRDISQAPILHHYRLQRARINLPSRLSSPSRPTLADLIARSIFMTHTSIVSRKLARSLVSIRLSRRLAARPSAAALVERSVLPKECVPGMASVHVAPAIVAKKKAIEKERVKDGLRQWIASRWKREVKERQDGVRKWEESRGIGRVWRLRRFWERVSRGEERDSAW; via the exons ATGAAGCCTGTTGCCACATCGCCTGAACAGCTCACCTCACAGGTACATCGGCTGTCGTTCGCTTCACCCCGTCTTGAGAACGCTGGCTGTTTAGCTCCGGGCGAGGATGTCAACAGATCCTACCCTGCGATGTTCGTGACCACTGATGCCCGATCTGCAGCCAGCCCAATCGCCCCCAGCGTCCCGCAAGAGGTAGCCTGCCTGACCTTTGCGGCTGGTGACGTTTTCCCAGGCTCATCGCTTAGGACAAGCGCTGTCGGTTGTACCAGACTGCAAAGTGCCCTCCTCCTTTCTCCCTCCCTCGAGGACCTGCCAAACGAGGTTTTGTTTCACATTATGGGTTTCCTGGACGTCAACGACCTTCTGTCAACGTCGAGA ACGAGCCATCTCCTTCGCGATATCTCTCAAGCCCCTATTTTACACCATTATCGGCTTCAGCGAGCCCGAATTAACCTTCCATCACGCCTATCGTCACCATCTCGTCCAACACTGGCTGATCTCATTGCTCGTTCTATCTTCATGACACATACTTCCATAGTTTCACGAAAGTTAGCCAGATCCTTGGTCTCAATCCGATTGTCTCGCCGCTTAGCAGCCAGACCCTCAGCCGCGGCTCTGGTTGAGCGTTCTGTTTTACCCAAAGAGTGCGTGCCTGGTATGGCGTCAGTGCATGTGGCACCAGCAATTgttgccaagaagaaggcaatCGAGAAAGAGAGAGTTAAGGACGGGTTGCGACAGTGGATTGCATCGAGATGGAAGCGTGAAGTCAAAGAGCGCCAAGATGGCGTAAGAAAATGGGAGGAAAGCCGCGGCATAGGACGCGTGTGGCGCCTCCGTAGGTTTTGGGAAAGAGTTAGTCGTGGCGAGGAGCGAGACAGTGCTTGGTAA